The following coding sequences are from one Haploplasma axanthum window:
- a CDS encoding LacI family DNA-binding transcriptional regulator, producing MSNVTLKNIADKAKVSVSTVSRILNNDSTLNVSEQTRSTVLEIAETLSYKGPKTRKNQTEYTIALIHWYTRSEELEDNYYLAIRLGIENACHEKNIKMTKIFYDDLNTLITPADGAIAVGKFDQKEIDLFNKYYKNIVFVDSSPNEQLYDSVVIDFESAYLEAIHYLESLGFSDIGYIGGREYTHTQKQLIGERREIFFRNYFKDQTKIHVGKFSIDSGYQLMKEAIATNDLAEAYLIASDAMAIGALRALYEAGIKVPDDVSILGFNDIPQSAYTIPPLSTIKVYKEHMGEKAVDLLLEAIDGRDIKQKVLISTKLIVRESTKKVI from the coding sequence ATGTCAAATGTAACACTAAAAAACATCGCTGATAAAGCAAAAGTGTCTGTATCAACTGTTTCAAGAATTTTAAATAATGACTCAACTTTGAATGTTAGTGAACAAACACGTAGTACAGTTTTGGAAATTGCGGAAACATTATCTTATAAAGGTCCAAAAACAAGAAAAAATCAAACCGAATATACGATTGCTTTAATACACTGGTATACAAGAAGTGAGGAACTTGAAGATAATTATTACTTAGCAATTAGGCTTGGAATTGAAAATGCTTGTCATGAAAAAAATATAAAAATGACTAAGATTTTTTATGATGACCTAAATACTCTAATTACTCCTGCTGATGGGGCGATTGCTGTCGGTAAGTTCGATCAAAAAGAAATTGATCTTTTCAATAAATACTATAAGAACATTGTTTTTGTTGATTCATCACCAAATGAACAACTCTATGATAGTGTTGTTATTGACTTTGAAAGTGCCTACTTAGAAGCAATTCATTACTTAGAATCATTAGGTTTTAGTGATATTGGTTATATCGGTGGTAGAGAATATACTCATACCCAAAAACAACTAATTGGTGAACGCCGTGAAATCTTCTTTAGAAACTATTTTAAAGATCAAACAAAAATTCATGTTGGAAAATTTTCAATTGATAGTGGCTATCAATTAATGAAGGAAGCAATTGCTACTAATGATCTAGCTGAGGCATACTTAATTGCTAGTGATGCAATGGCAATTGGTGCATTACGTGCTTTATATGAAGCAGGAATTAAAGTTCCTGATGATGTATCAATCTTAGGTTTTAATGATATACCTCAAAGTGCCTATACAATACCACCTCTTTCAACTATTAAAGTGTATAAAGAACATATGGGTGAAAAAGCCGTAGATTTATTATTAGAAGCAATTGATGGTAGGGATATAAAACAAAAAGTTCTTATTTCTACCAAACTTATCGTTAGAGAAAGTACAAAAAAGGTGATTTAA
- the recD2 gene encoding SF1B family DNA helicase RecD2, whose translation MSLERITAKINRYVYHNNDNSYSIVRVINENNEDLTIVGYIPILSEDIFYEFLGKWISHDKYGKQFQVETYTKSNTQSVEGVVSYLSSSYFTGIGPVTAQKIVEELGVDAIKIILSNKDILKQFNFSDSKIEKLYQQLLDNQTNEHILVNLYGYNIAGKTAMKILNFYGLLTLDKLEENPYQLINDIEGIGFIKADELAQKMGIENNDPRRIEAAVLFSMKTYSFQNGDTYLSAIDLKKYTESILGFEIDVKPVLDSLVLENEIILEEDRYYLYNSYFAENSVATELKRLKNEPSELTDYDYLSSLLEMVQIQKNIEYTELQKSAILSSLTSKVSVITGGPGTGKTTIIDGIIEIYASYFKINLSNPEIDEKIGLMAPTGRAAKRMEEVLGLPAKTIHRQLGYGYDGVFTYDADKKMPQKLIIIDESSMIDIFLARKLLEAIDSDAQVIIVGDVDQLPSVSPGTVLKDIIESKIIPVVKLTEIHRQAKNSNIIKLANAVNMQKLDMQRLESGNDLFVRNEFPNNIKKIILEQIKGALDQGYDMINDIQILIPTYKGDIGIDAINLLLQENFNDLNKPYIEYGDKKYFEKDKVIQLVNDPKNFVMNGDIGYIKRISKTVDNKDYLVVDFDGNEVFYEKNDLDSLNLAYAMSIHKSQGSEYKIVILPLIKQYTHMLKKELLYTAITRAKNYLIIIGDINLLVYAANHLSEKRKTTLKLRLQS comes from the coding sequence TTGAGTTTAGAGAGAATAACAGCGAAAATTAATCGATACGTATATCACAATAATGATAACTCTTATTCAATTGTTAGAGTAATAAATGAGAATAATGAGGATTTAACTATTGTTGGCTATATTCCTATCCTTAGTGAGGATATTTTTTATGAGTTTTTAGGAAAATGGATAAGTCATGATAAATACGGAAAACAATTTCAAGTTGAAACATATACAAAAAGTAATACTCAAAGTGTTGAAGGAGTAGTTAGTTATTTATCAAGCTCATATTTTACTGGAATAGGTCCAGTAACTGCTCAAAAAATAGTTGAAGAACTTGGTGTTGACGCGATAAAAATAATTCTTTCAAATAAAGATATTTTAAAACAATTTAATTTTTCAGATTCAAAAATTGAAAAACTTTATCAACAATTACTTGATAATCAAACAAATGAACATATTTTGGTTAACTTATACGGATATAATATTGCTGGTAAAACAGCAATGAAAATTCTTAATTTTTATGGATTATTAACATTAGATAAATTAGAAGAAAATCCATATCAATTAATCAACGATATTGAAGGAATTGGATTTATAAAAGCAGATGAATTAGCTCAAAAAATGGGAATTGAAAATAATGATCCAAGACGCATTGAAGCTGCAGTTCTTTTTTCTATGAAAACATACTCTTTCCAAAATGGTGATACATATTTAAGTGCAATTGATTTGAAAAAATATACTGAGTCTATTTTAGGTTTTGAAATAGATGTTAAACCAGTCCTAGATAGTTTAGTTTTAGAAAATGAAATAATTCTAGAAGAAGATAGATATTATTTATATAATTCATATTTTGCAGAAAATAGTGTTGCTACTGAACTTAAAAGATTAAAAAATGAACCTTCTGAACTAACTGATTATGATTATTTATCATCATTATTAGAGATGGTTCAAATTCAAAAAAATATTGAATATACAGAACTTCAAAAATCAGCAATTTTAAGCTCATTAACAAGTAAGGTTTCAGTAATTACTGGTGGACCTGGTACAGGTAAAACAACAATTATCGATGGAATAATTGAAATATATGCTTCTTATTTTAAAATAAACTTATCTAATCCAGAAATTGATGAAAAAATTGGATTAATGGCTCCTACTGGTAGAGCAGCTAAAAGAATGGAAGAAGTTTTAGGTCTTCCAGCTAAAACAATTCACAGGCAATTAGGCTATGGATATGATGGTGTTTTTACATATGATGCAGATAAAAAAATGCCTCAAAAATTAATAATTATTGATGAATCTTCAATGATTGATATATTTTTAGCTAGAAAATTACTTGAAGCCATCGATTCAGATGCTCAAGTAATTATTGTTGGAGATGTGGATCAATTACCATCTGTATCACCAGGTACAGTTTTAAAAGATATTATTGAATCAAAGATTATACCTGTTGTAAAACTGACTGAGATTCATAGACAAGCTAAAAATTCAAATATTATTAAATTAGCAAATGCCGTCAATATGCAAAAACTTGATATGCAAAGACTTGAAAGTGGTAATGATTTATTCGTTAGAAATGAGTTTCCTAATAATATCAAAAAGATTATTTTAGAACAAATTAAAGGTGCATTAGATCAAGGTTATGATATGATTAATGATATTCAAATCTTAATACCAACATATAAAGGTGATATTGGTATTGATGCAATAAACCTTTTGTTACAAGAGAATTTTAATGATCTAAATAAACCATATATTGAATATGGTGATAAAAAATATTTTGAAAAAGATAAAGTAATTCAACTAGTTAATGATCCAAAAAATTTTGTTATGAATGGTGATATTGGTTATATTAAAAGAATTAGTAAGACTGTTGATAACAAAGATTACTTAGTAGTTGATTTTGATGGAAATGAAGTCTTTTATGAAAAAAATGATTTAGACTCATTGAATTTAGCTTATGCAATGAGCATTCATAAATCTCAAGGCAGTGAATATAAAATAGTTATACTACCACTCATCAAACAATATACACATATGTTAAAAAAAGAATTGCTATATACTGCAATTACAAGAGCAAAGAACTATTTAATAATAATAGGAGATATAAATTTATTAGTATATGCAGCAAATCATTTATCAGAGAAAAGAAAAACAACACTTAAGTTAAGACTACAAAGTTAG
- a CDS encoding galactokinase yields MKNSLKENFTKIFGIKPEKVYFSPGRVNLIGEHIDYNGGFVMPCALSYGTYGVISLRSDNLVRVYSEGFTDEIYEFEINDITKDSKNSWADYVKGVFSVMKNRKYKIDHGFNLYLYNTMPTNAGLSSSASLESLIVYILNDIFDLNIDITNMALIGKESENNFVGVNSGIMDQFAIVAGKKEHAILLNTQTLDYKYIPLILNDYSLLVINTNKKRGLADSKYNERFNECQESLEILKKHYDVKDLCSISVNELPKIKKLLSPILYKRVKHVITEQDRTIKSAQALKDNKIIEFAEYLNESHKSLQYDYEVTGIELDTLVNETIKAGAIGARMTGAGFGGCIVAIIKSKDIDNLIPKVKTNYTNLIGYEPSFYVVTPSDGPIEL; encoded by the coding sequence ATGAAAAATAGTTTAAAAGAAAATTTTACAAAAATATTTGGAATAAAACCTGAGAAAGTCTACTTTTCTCCAGGAAGAGTAAACCTAATAGGTGAACATATTGATTATAATGGTGGTTTTGTTATGCCTTGTGCTCTTTCATATGGAACATATGGAGTAATCTCACTTAGAAGCGATAATTTAGTAAGAGTTTATTCTGAAGGATTTACAGATGAAATATATGAGTTTGAAATTAACGATATAACTAAAGATTCAAAGAATAGTTGGGCTGATTATGTAAAAGGTGTTTTTTCAGTAATGAAAAATAGAAAATATAAAATAGATCATGGATTTAATCTATACTTATATAATACAATGCCAACAAATGCTGGACTTTCTTCAAGTGCTTCACTTGAATCGCTAATTGTTTATATCTTAAATGATATTTTTGATTTAAATATTGATATTACAAACATGGCTTTAATCGGTAAAGAGTCTGAAAACAACTTTGTTGGTGTTAATTCAGGTATTATGGATCAATTTGCAATTGTTGCTGGAAAAAAAGAACATGCAATTCTTCTTAACACCCAAACACTTGACTATAAATATATTCCGCTAATTCTTAATGATTATAGTTTACTTGTTATTAATACTAATAAAAAGCGTGGACTTGCAGATTCTAAATACAACGAACGTTTTAATGAATGTCAAGAATCTCTTGAAATTCTTAAAAAGCACTATGATGTAAAAGACTTATGCAGTATTAGTGTTAACGAACTTCCTAAAATTAAAAAACTTTTATCACCAATTTTATATAAGCGTGTTAAACATGTAATCACTGAACAAGATCGAACAATTAAATCAGCACAAGCATTAAAAGACAACAAAATTATAGAATTTGCAGAATACTTAAATGAATCTCACAAATCACTTCAATATGATTATGAAGTTACTGGTATTGAACTTGATACTTTGGTTAATGAAACAATTAAAGCCGGTGCCATAGGAGCGAGAATGACTGGTGCAGGATTTGGTGGTTGTATTGTTGCAATTATTAAATCAAAAGATATTGATAATCTTATTCCGAAAGTAAAAACAAACTATACTAATCTAATAGGTTATGAACCATCATTCTATGTTGTTACACCAAGTGATGGTCCAATTGAATTATAA
- a CDS encoding DUF6320 domain-containing protein — protein MKSCKNCDIKYDSPVEYCLLCHNELHEDGTPTEYHFQPYKKSKSSISLLFRIFILINLASIIITSFVNYSLSRKLDWSLIVSVSNIYLIILLWIILYSPKFVIKLLGFIVLTTIEILAIGFLIKDHHWAIDIVLPFSLISSTLLLTIVLLSKKNKWQDYISFLLTSIGFNLLVILLNIFKITQIKWAITASFFYGLLTLIGLIIFSPKEVKEEFMRRFHI, from the coding sequence ATGAAATCTTGTAAAAATTGCGATATAAAATATGATTCACCCGTTGAATATTGCCTCCTTTGTCATAATGAACTTCATGAAGATGGAACACCTACTGAATATCATTTTCAACCTTATAAAAAGAGTAAATCATCAATTAGTCTTTTATTTAGAATTTTTATTTTAATTAATTTAGCATCTATTATCATTACTTCTTTTGTAAACTACTCTTTATCAAGAAAACTTGATTGGAGCCTAATCGTTAGTGTTTCAAATATTTATTTAATTATATTATTATGGATAATCCTTTATAGTCCTAAATTCGTTATTAAACTATTAGGATTTATAGTCTTAACGACTATTGAAATACTAGCTATTGGATTCTTGATTAAAGATCATCATTGGGCAATTGATATTGTTCTTCCATTTTCACTTATTAGTTCAACTTTATTATTAACAATTGTTTTACTGTCAAAGAAAAACAAATGGCAAGATTACATATCTTTCTTGTTAACTTCAATTGGATTTAATCTATTAGTTATCCTTTTAAATATTTTTAAAATTACTCAAATTAAATGGGCAATAACAGCATCTTTCTTCTATGGTTTACTAACACTTATTGGTTTAATAATTTTTTCACCTAAAGAAGTTAAAGAAGAATTTATGAGAAGATTTCATATTTAA
- a CDS encoding condensation domain-containing protein, which produces MQKTRYWHKLDNAAKVFPAVSKKARSNVFRLSFYLTSDINPDILEESVNLTLKRFQVFNIQLKNGIFWNYFSENKKTFKVEEEPSQVCKFFKFNKNNGYLFKVYYLKNKITLETFHSLTDGTGAINFLKSITYKYLKLMGHYFDHESLILSEMPFSNKENEDSFGANYNPKIKKNLKEEKAYHLKGDVFKDYWSLVFKIRINTKDFLTVIKEKYKCTVTEYVSALIAYGIYDEGIDVKNSKKPIKMFIPVNLRPLFNSTSLRNFSLYIKSTFELSKEWTFEEMIEHTKLEFKDQIVKEKIHMRLGALVSLEKNPFVRFVPLFIKNVFFRVGYYLLGESINTSSLSNMGIVSLPSEMKQYIKDVDFINSGKGINTTIVSYGEHTNITFNSIIKDVSVIKTFVYQLRSDNIEVIVDTNYEEGYDEIL; this is translated from the coding sequence TCCTGCTGTTTCTAAGAAAGCTCGAAGTAATGTGTTTAGACTTTCTTTCTATTTAACATCAGATATTAATCCTGACATTCTAGAGGAATCAGTTAATCTAACTTTAAAAAGATTTCAAGTTTTTAATATTCAATTAAAGAATGGAATTTTTTGGAATTATTTCTCAGAAAATAAAAAAACATTTAAAGTTGAAGAAGAACCTAGTCAGGTATGTAAATTTTTTAAATTCAATAAAAATAATGGATATTTATTTAAAGTCTATTATTTAAAAAATAAAATAACCCTTGAAACATTTCATTCATTAACAGATGGAACTGGAGCAATTAACTTTTTAAAATCAATAACCTATAAATATTTAAAACTTATGGGTCATTATTTTGATCATGAAAGTTTGATTTTAAGTGAAATGCCTTTTTCAAACAAAGAAAATGAAGATTCTTTTGGAGCAAATTATAATCCAAAAATTAAAAAAAATCTAAAAGAAGAAAAAGCATATCATCTAAAAGGTGATGTTTTTAAAGATTACTGGTCACTAGTATTTAAAATACGAATTAACACAAAAGATTTTTTAACAGTGATTAAAGAAAAATATAAATGTACAGTTACTGAATATGTTTCTGCACTAATTGCTTATGGTATTTATGATGAAGGTATTGATGTTAAAAATAGTAAAAAACCTATAAAAATGTTTATTCCTGTTAACTTAAGACCATTATTTAATTCAACTTCATTAAGAAATTTTTCTTTATATATAAAATCCACTTTTGAACTTAGTAAAGAATGGACTTTTGAAGAAATGATTGAACACACAAAACTAGAGTTTAAGGATCAAATAGTTAAAGAAAAAATTCATATGAGATTAGGAGCTCTTGTTTCATTAGAAAAGAATCCTTTTGTTAGATTTGTTCCATTGTTTATAAAAAATGTGTTTTTTAGAGTTGGGTATTATTTATTAGGTGAATCAATTAACACTTCTTCACTTTCAAATATGGGAATTGTAAGTCTACCATCAGAAATGAAACAATATATTAAAGATGTTGATTTTATCAATAGTGGTAAAGGTATAAATACAACAATTGTGAGTTATGGAGAACATACAAATATAACTTTTAATAGTATTATTAAGGATGTTAGTGTCATTAAAACTTTTGTTTATCAACTACGTAGTGATAACATTGAAGTAATTGTTGATACAAATTACGAGGAGGGGTATGATGAAATCTTGTAA
- a CDS encoding UDP-glucose--hexose-1-phosphate uridylyltransferase (catalyzes the formation of alpha-D-glucose 1-phosphate and UDP-galactose from UDP-glucose and alpha-D-galactose 1-phosphate in galactose metabolism), which translates to MKQHIENLINFEIENNVITKRDYLYVRNQLYNLLGIIPNDDYLVPNPINTPADALNPILDNLIKNKQIEDSIIERDLFDSKIMNVFVNLPSVIQDKFDLLANNNKKTATSWFYNHSKAVNYIRTDRIEKNIAFEEKTKYGNLQITINLSKPEKDPKSIALAAKNQSSSYPKCVLCKENEGFAGNYQRDSRNQHRLINFKLFDNDWFFQFSPYIYYNEHAIVFSKEHVSMSIQNQTFKNLLELTDIFDGYFFGSNADLPIVGGSILSHEHYQGGNHIFPIQLANVLHEEHLNNIKIQLLEWPLSTVRLVSSDKSLISKYANKFLSYWKKYNNEELNIRAFTDETPHHTITPIARKNDNLYELDLILRDNQTSIEHPSGIFHPHEDKWNIKKENIGLIEAIGLAILPGRLKTELQSVKDYVLNNKELDNDAIKHKTWADKWKHKATSSNIDKLINIELAKTFEEILEDCGVFKQNSIGIKNFKKFINEVIEYEK; encoded by the coding sequence ATGAAACAACATATTGAAAACTTAATTAATTTTGAAATTGAAAACAATGTAATAACTAAACGTGATTATTTATATGTTAGAAATCAACTCTATAATCTTTTAGGCATTATACCTAATGATGATTATCTAGTTCCAAATCCAATTAACACTCCTGCTGATGCTCTTAATCCTATTCTTGATAACCTAATAAAGAATAAACAAATTGAAGATTCTATAATAGAAAGAGATTTATTTGATTCAAAAATTATGAATGTTTTTGTTAATTTACCATCTGTGATTCAAGATAAATTTGATTTATTAGCTAATAATAATAAAAAAACAGCTACTTCTTGGTTCTATAACCACTCAAAAGCTGTGAATTATATTAGAACTGATCGTATTGAAAAAAATATTGCTTTTGAAGAAAAAACTAAATATGGAAATCTTCAAATAACAATTAACCTTTCTAAGCCTGAAAAAGATCCAAAAAGTATTGCTCTCGCTGCTAAAAACCAATCATCTTCATACCCAAAATGCGTATTATGTAAAGAAAATGAAGGTTTTGCCGGTAATTATCAAAGAGATTCAAGAAATCAACATCGTTTAATCAACTTTAAACTTTTTGATAATGATTGGTTCTTTCAATTTTCTCCTTATATTTACTACAATGAACATGCGATTGTTTTTTCTAAAGAACATGTAAGTATGTCTATTCAAAATCAAACATTTAAAAATCTACTTGAATTAACCGACATTTTTGATGGTTACTTCTTTGGCTCTAATGCTGATTTACCAATTGTTGGTGGTTCAATTCTATCCCATGAGCACTATCAAGGTGGAAATCATATTTTTCCAATTCAACTTGCTAATGTTCTTCATGAAGAACATCTTAATAACATTAAAATTCAATTATTAGAATGGCCATTATCAACAGTTAGACTTGTTTCTAGTGACAAATCTCTGATTAGTAAATATGCAAATAAATTTTTATCTTATTGGAAAAAATATAACAATGAAGAATTAAATATTCGTGCATTTACAGATGAGACGCCACATCATACAATAACACCTATTGCTAGAAAAAATGATAATCTTTATGAACTTGATTTAATTCTAAGAGATAATCAAACAAGTATTGAACATCCTTCTGGAATATTCCATCCTCATGAAGATAAATGGAATATCAAAAAAGAGAATATTGGTCTTATTGAAGCAATCGGTTTAGCTATTCTTCCAGGAAGATTAAAAACTGAACTCCAAAGTGTTAAAGATTATGTTCTTAATAATAAAGAACTTGATAATGATGCAATCAAACATAAAACATGGGCTGATAAATGGAAACATAAAGCTACTTCTTCTAACATTGATAAATTAATCAATATTGAACTTGCAAAAACTTTTGAAGAAATTCTTGAAGATTGTGGTGTTTTCAAACAAAATAGTATTGGTATTAAAAATTTTAAAAAATTTATTAATGAGGTTATTGAATATGAAAAATAG